In one Maniola hyperantus chromosome 6, iAphHyp1.2, whole genome shotgun sequence genomic region, the following are encoded:
- the LOC117983224 gene encoding probable ATP-dependent RNA helicase ddx42: MTYLIRRYFKFSLCVFLLTSKVRASGVEEALEEHLKDIAQNEESEAIKLEKGKGEKDHHIDTETKDTHSNKYSKENDEAKFLKKDQESKVSSEKDAYAGSNSKQDKAEDHHTDGFKRGHKKGHHKQGYQNSYHKDESSNKSSFFDDLNDEGDQAGYNSRVNTHDNQGGRSYEGSHNNGQQYLRNNYRGGANNRYGDVGDKHVSHRDYGRNSYLDNSENYNKYRNGHGAYNRGKIHDRRDHRYPRVYHDPGWDWNSRRDWDRSEWERTPDWGRDYHSPGYYDNHGIRHDGGYDHGLKHGHGYRYGESRSDPVAEIPKEIPSEIPREIPRDAPIVARRKQTITIYEDPRYSGKENGQLRREEGDYIELDYQPSSRRYSSYDNTYYNVPAKGAESSKINRLVYNYRRQ; encoded by the coding sequence ATGACTTATTTAATCCGACGATATTTCAAATTTTCATTGTGTGTTTTCTTGTTAACTTCAAAAGTTCGTGCGTCAGGTGTTGAGGAAGCGTTGGAAGAACATCTCAAGGATATAGCTCAAAATGAAGAATCTGAAGCGATTAAGTTGGAAAAGGGCAAGGGGGAAAAGGATCATCACATCGATACGGAAACGAAAGACACCCATTCAAATAAATATTCTAAAGAAAACGACGAAGCTAAATTCCTAAAAAAAGACCAGGAAAGCAAAGTGTCATCAGAAAAGGATGCTTATGCAGGGTCCAATAGTAAGCAGGATAAGGCTGAAGATCACCACACGGATGGATTCAAGAGAGGACACAAAAAAGGTCATCACAAGCAAGGATATCAAAACTCTTACCATAAGGATGAGTCTTCGAACAAAAGCAGTTTCTTTGATGACTTAAACGATGAAGGTGATCAAGCCGGATACAATAGTAGAGTGAATACTCACGATAATCAAGGAGGTAGAAGTTATGAAGGTTCGCATAATAATGGGCAACAGTATTTACGAAACAACTATCGCGGCGGAGCCAACAACCGTTACGGAGACGTTGGGGACAAACATGTTTCTCATCGAGATTACGGAAGAAATTCTTATTTGGATAATTCTGAAAATTATAACAAATACCGTAACGGACACGGTGCCTATAACAGGGGTAAAATTCACGATCGACGCGATCATCGCTACCCGCGTGTTTATCACGACCCTGGATGGGATTGGAATAGTAGAAGAGATTGGGACCGATCTGAATGGGAAAGAACTCCGGATTGGGGTAGAGATTATCACAGTCCAGGTTACTATGATAATCATGGCATACGTCACGATGGAGGATATGACCATGGTCTAAAACATGGTCATGGATATCGTTATGGAGAGTCTCGATCTGACCCGGTTGCTGAAATACCCAAAGAAATACCTAGTGAAATACCCAGAGAAATACCTAGAGATGCGCCAATAGTTGCTCGTAGGAAACAGACCATAACGATTTATGAAGATCCGAGATATTCTGGCAAGGAAAACGGCCAGCTAAGAAGAGAAGAAGGAGACTACATAGAGCTTGATTATCAGCCAAGTAGTCGTAGATACTCCAGTTATGACAACACCTATTACAATGTACCAGCAAAAGGTGCAGAATCAAGCAAAATTAATAGGTTAGTTTATAATTATAGACGGCAGTAA